A portion of the Leifsonia sp. EB41 genome contains these proteins:
- a CDS encoding YchJ family protein, with amino-acid sequence MTDTRCPCGSGETYGNCCGPLHAGAPAPTAERLMRSRFSAFALGDAAYLLRSWHASTRPEALDLDDGLRWYRLDVESTERGGPFDADGVVAFTAYYKGAERGSVHEVSRFVREGGDWFYVAAL; translated from the coding sequence GTGACCGACACACGATGCCCCTGCGGGAGCGGCGAGACCTACGGGAACTGCTGCGGTCCGCTGCACGCCGGAGCCCCGGCCCCGACCGCCGAGCGGTTGATGCGGTCGCGGTTCAGCGCGTTCGCGCTCGGGGACGCCGCCTACCTGCTGCGCAGCTGGCACGCGTCCACCCGCCCGGAGGCCCTCGACCTGGACGACGGTCTGCGCTGGTACCGGCTGGACGTCGAGTCCACCGAGCGGGGAGGCCCGTTCGACGCGGACGGCGTCGTGGCGTTCACCGCGTACTACAAGGGCGCTGAGCGCGGCAGCGTGCACGAGGTGTCCCGGTTCGTCCGGGAGGGCGGCGACTGGTTCTACGTCGCCGCGCTCTGA
- a CDS encoding VOC family protein has translation MIRIGSIVWGVRDLPRAVGFWSAALGYRPLREPDVDWAILVPVAGAGPQLALKLVGSEANPSPRHHLDLYADDQEAEAARLRALGASDVAWDYEQGADYVVLADPDGNRFCVIAAGEAAREPR, from the coding sequence ATGATCCGGATCGGTTCCATCGTGTGGGGTGTGCGCGACCTTCCGCGCGCCGTCGGGTTCTGGTCGGCGGCGCTCGGCTACCGGCCGCTGCGGGAGCCGGACGTCGATTGGGCGATCCTCGTCCCCGTCGCCGGGGCCGGGCCGCAGCTCGCGCTCAAGCTCGTCGGCAGCGAGGCGAACCCGTCGCCGCGGCACCACCTCGACCTGTACGCCGACGACCAGGAGGCCGAGGCGGCGCGGCTGCGCGCGCTCGGGGCCTCCGACGTGGCATGGGATTACGAGCAAGGCGCCGACTACGTGGTGCTCGCCGATCCGGACGGCAACCGTTTCTGCGTGATCGCCGCCGGAGAGGCGGCACGGGAACCGCGCTGA
- a CDS encoding tyrosine-type recombinase/integrase: MGSVTSYETTAGRRYRVRWRTPEHAQRERKGFATKRSADLFLADKEVSMARGDYIDTSLSKVTIGERAGAWLAGKERALKPSAYYALEITWRLHVEPRWGSVALHAVEHSEVQAWVAELAARRSATVTLRAYGILAGILDVAVKDRRVTRNVARDVDLPRKRKKAHVYLTHEQVDALAREAGQYATLVRVLAYTGIRWGEASGLRVKHLDMLRGRLQVDENAVKVGTEVIVGSPKSHRVRSVPFPRFLAESLARQCEGKTREQLVFGDGHNHITTPSWRDGWFVYAKRRSGVPAELTIHDLRHTAASLAIAAGANVKAVQRMLGHASAAMTLDVYGHLFDDDLDAVSAALDEAVRVSSVGDLWAIGDSGASETPAIPVIARK, translated from the coding sequence ATGGGTAGCGTCACCTCGTACGAGACGACCGCGGGGCGCAGGTATCGGGTTCGGTGGCGGACTCCTGAGCATGCGCAGCGTGAGCGGAAGGGCTTCGCGACGAAGCGGTCCGCGGATCTGTTCCTGGCTGACAAAGAGGTCAGCATGGCGCGGGGTGACTACATCGATACGTCGCTGTCGAAGGTGACGATCGGGGAGCGTGCCGGCGCGTGGCTGGCTGGCAAGGAGCGTGCTCTGAAGCCGTCCGCGTACTATGCCCTGGAGATCACCTGGAGGCTTCACGTCGAGCCCCGCTGGGGCTCAGTGGCTCTTCACGCGGTCGAGCACTCCGAGGTGCAGGCGTGGGTCGCTGAGCTCGCTGCAAGGCGCTCAGCGACGGTCACGCTGCGCGCATACGGCATCCTCGCCGGCATCCTCGACGTCGCTGTGAAGGATCGTCGGGTGACGCGGAACGTGGCGCGCGACGTCGACCTGCCCCGCAAGCGGAAGAAGGCGCACGTCTACCTGACGCACGAGCAGGTCGACGCGCTCGCCCGCGAGGCCGGCCAGTACGCGACGCTCGTGCGCGTCTTGGCCTACACGGGAATTCGCTGGGGTGAGGCGTCCGGGCTGCGAGTGAAGCATCTCGACATGCTCCGCGGGCGCCTGCAGGTCGACGAGAACGCCGTGAAGGTCGGGACAGAGGTGATCGTCGGTTCGCCGAAGTCCCATCGAGTCCGGTCGGTGCCCTTCCCGCGGTTCCTGGCCGAGTCGCTCGCCAGGCAGTGCGAGGGCAAGACTCGCGAGCAGCTCGTGTTCGGCGACGGCCACAACCACATCACGACGCCCTCATGGCGCGATGGATGGTTCGTCTACGCCAAGCGGCGCTCGGGGGTGCCTGCCGAGCTCACGATCCACGACCTGCGCCACACGGCCGCGTCGCTCGCGATCGCGGCCGGCGCCAACGTGAAAGCGGTGCAGCGCATGCTCGGCCACGCCTCCGCGGCAATGACGCTCGACGTCTACGGCCACCTGTTCGATGACGACCTGGACGCCGTTTCGGCCGCTTTGGATGAGGCCGTGCGTGTTTCAAGTGTGGGCGATTTGTGGGCGATCGGCGATTCTGGGGCCTCTGAAACCCCCGCGATCCCAGTCATAGCGCGGAAGTAG
- a CDS encoding helix-turn-helix domain-containing protein: MTTDDDFGYNFARARSGAGLSREYVADALDRLGYSMHPSAIGKIERNERRVTVGEAQALATIVNKSVEELLGGAWRTEVLLRAQQVEDAYGTFLRVRDELEGATGSLAEVADRLRDELELDPDLHLVVLDHLRLDPWARHENDERSVDFWMQMPNDRRTYRQFREEHKTDG, translated from the coding sequence GTGACGACAGACGATGACTTCGGCTATAACTTCGCGAGGGCCCGGTCTGGGGCAGGTCTCAGCCGGGAGTACGTGGCGGATGCCCTCGACCGCCTGGGGTACTCGATGCACCCGTCCGCGATCGGAAAGATCGAACGCAACGAGCGCCGCGTGACCGTGGGCGAAGCGCAAGCGCTCGCCACGATCGTGAACAAATCGGTCGAGGAGCTACTGGGAGGCGCTTGGCGCACAGAAGTCTTGCTTCGGGCGCAGCAGGTTGAGGACGCGTACGGCACTTTCCTAAGGGTCAGGGACGAGTTGGAGGGCGCAACTGGCTCGCTTGCCGAGGTGGCCGATCGACTGCGCGATGAACTCGAGCTCGACCCGGACTTGCATCTCGTGGTGCTCGATCACTTGAGGCTCGACCCTTGGGCTCGTCACGAAAATGACGAGAGAAGCGTCGACTTTTGGATGCAAATGCCGAATGATCGTCGGACCTACCGCCAATTCCGAGAAGAGCACAAGACCGATGGGTAG